The following proteins are encoded in a genomic region of Musa acuminata AAA Group cultivar baxijiao chromosome BXJ2-11, Cavendish_Baxijiao_AAA, whole genome shotgun sequence:
- the LOC103972245 gene encoding zinc transporter 8-like, which produces MMMRGASVFFLAVVLLPLLVHGDCECSTDEAGRDKKKALPLKIAAIFSILVCGSIGVCIPILGKWWPALHPEKDVFFVIKSFAAGVILATGFVHILPDAFDGLTSSCLDPSPWQKFPFAGFGAMVAAIATLMMDTVATGYFSRSHSARARTAAVTDETKADMQITVHGHNDVHVHSHANHGHIHEDPSAQQLIRHRVISQVLELGIVVHSVIIGISLGASETPSTIRSLLAALSFHQFFEGVGLGGCIVQAKYQMKSMVTMGLFFSLTTPVGIAVGMGTSSVYDENSPTALVVEGLLDSASAGILIYMALVDLLAQDFTNPRVQNKPKLQLAMNISLLLGAALMSILAKWS; this is translated from the exons ATGATGATGAGAGGTGCCTCGGTCTTCTTCCTCGCGGTggttcttcttcctctgcttgtTCACGGCGACTGCGAGTGCTCCACCGATGAGGCGGGCCGTGACAAGAAGAAGGCCCTCCCGCTGAAGATTGCAGCGATATTTTCCATCCTTGTGTGCGGCAGTATCGGCGTCTGCATCCCCATCTTAGGCAAATGGTGGCCCGCTCTTCACCCCGAAAAGGATGTCTTCTTCGTCATCAAGTCGTTCGCTGCCGGTGTCATTCTCGCCACCGGCTTCGTCCACATCCTCCCCGACGCTTTCGACGGCCTCACCTCCTCGTGTCTCGATCCGAGTCCTTGGCAGAAGTTTCCGTTTGCTGGGTTCGGCGCGATGGTCGCCGCGATCGCGACGCTGATGATGGACACTGTGGCCACCGGATACTTTAGCCGCTCGCACAGCGCTAGGGCTCGGACGGCGGCCGTGACCGACGAGACCAAGGCTGACATGCAAATCACCGTGCACGGGCACAACGACGTTCATGTACATAGCCATGCAAATCACGGTCACATTCACGAGGATCCTTCGGCTCAGCAGCTGATCCGCCATCGCGTTATCTCTCAG GTTTTGGAGCTCGGCATCGTGGTTCATTCTGTAATAATTGGGATTTCCTTGGGGGCATCGGAGACTCCATCTACGATAAGGTCTCTGCTGGCTGCTCTCAGCTTTCATCAGTTCTTCGAGGGTGTAGGGCTCGGAGGATGCATCGTGCAG GCGAAGTACCAAATGAAGTCAATGGTAACGATGGGGCTCTTCTTCTCCCTCACGACACCGGTTGGGATTGCGGTAGGTATGGGAACATCATCGGTGTACGACGAAAACAGTCCCACAGCTCTCGTCGTCGAAGGTCTTCTGGATTCTGCCTCTGCCGGAATCTTGATTTATATGGCCCTCGTTGATCTGCTTGCCCAAGATTTTACGAATCCGAGGGTGCAGAACAAACCCAAATTACAACTTGCCATGAACATCTCTCTCCTTCTGGGAGCAGCACTCATGTCTATTCTTGCCAAGTGGTCGTAG